The following proteins are co-located in the Nitrospirota bacterium genome:
- a CDS encoding multidrug transporter: protein MGKQVRSAITGKFVGKSEATKHPKTTVTETTKKKK from the coding sequence ATGGGTAAACAAGTTCGCAGTGCTATAACAGGCAAGTTTGTTGGAAAAAGTGAAGCTACGAAACATCCAAAAACTACTGTAACAGAAACAACGAAAAAGAAAAAGTAA